In Actinoplanes lobatus, the DNA window ACCGCCGCCACGTCGACGAGGTGCTGCCCGTCCTGATCGCGTCGGACCCGGCGCTCACCATCGCGCTGGTCGACCTCGACCACTTCAAACAGGTCAACGACCGACTCTCGCACAGCGTCGGCGACCAGGTGCTGGTCAAGGTGGCCGCCCTGATCGCGGACGGGGCGGCGGCCGTCTGCCCGGAGGGTTTCACCGCGCGGATCGGCGGCGAGGAGTTCCTCGTCGTACTGCCCGGCACCCTTCCGGCCCGGGCGTTCGCCCTGCTCGACGGCATCCGCCGGACGATCCGGGAGCATGACTGGCGCGACCTCACGCACGGCCTTCCGGTCACCGTGAGCATCGGTGTCGCCGCCGCCGCGGACGTCCCGGCGCCCACCCAGCCGACCCTTCTGTCCACTGCGGACGGTCACCTGTACTCTGCCAAGCACGCCGGACGTGATCGTGTCGTCTCGGCCGCCTCCCGGGGATACGCCTCGGCCGCCTGAAATCCCCGATCGCGGGGGTGAAGTCGGTCGATCGTTCGGGCTAGGCTGATGGCGCTTGAGCTCGACAGGTTGTGTCGCAAGGAGGCGGTCGTGACAGAGGGCAGTTCCGCACCCACCGAGGTGGCTCCGCCCGGGGTCAACATCAACGTGCCGCACTCCGCCCGCATCTACGACTACTGGCTCGGCGGCAAGGACAACTTCGCCGTCGACCGTGCCGTCGGAGAGGCGATCATCCAGGCCATCCCCGGCATGAAGTACATGGCCGGCGAGAACCGGAAGTTCGTCCACCGGGCGGCCCGTGACCTGGTCGCCAAGGAGGGCATCCGCCAGTTCCTGGACATCGGCACCGGCATCCCGACCCGGCCCAACCTGCACGAGATCGCCCAGCAGATCGCACCCGAGACCCGCGTCGTCTACGTCGACAACGACCCGATCGTGCTGGTCCACGCCCGCGCCCTGATGATCAGCGACCCCGCCGGCCGTAGTGAGTACATCGCCGCCGACATCCGCAAGCCGCGCTCCATCCTCGACGACCCGGCCCTGCGCGACACCCTCGACCTGACCCAGCCGGTCGGCCTCACCCTGATCGCCATCCTGATGCTGCTCGCCGACACCGACGACCCGTGGACCAAGGTCGCCGAGCTGCGCGACGCCCTGCCCTCCGGCAGCTGCCTGGCCATCACCCACCCGACCGCCGACTTCAACCCGGCCGAGGTCGACGCCGCGGTCGCCGCCGCCACCGGCGCCGGCATGACCCTGGTGGCCCGCAACCGCGAGGCCGTCGAGCGCTTCTTCGGCGACTGGGAGCTCCTCGAGCCCGGCCTGGTCCCGGTCTCGGCCTGGCGCCCGGACGGCAAGGTCGAAAACCCGGAGGCCGCCTACTACTGGTCAGGCGTGGCCCGCAAGCCTTAACCCCTTCTCCGGTACTGGGGACA includes these proteins:
- a CDS encoding SAM-dependent methyltransferase, which codes for MALELDRLCRKEAVVTEGSSAPTEVAPPGVNINVPHSARIYDYWLGGKDNFAVDRAVGEAIIQAIPGMKYMAGENRKFVHRAARDLVAKEGIRQFLDIGTGIPTRPNLHEIAQQIAPETRVVYVDNDPIVLVHARALMISDPAGRSEYIAADIRKPRSILDDPALRDTLDLTQPVGLTLIAILMLLADTDDPWTKVAELRDALPSGSCLAITHPTADFNPAEVDAAVAAATGAGMTLVARNREAVERFFGDWELLEPGLVPVSAWRPDGKVENPEAAYYWSGVARKP